TTTAGAATGCGGTTTTGGCGTAGTGCGAAAAGTCATTCCAAAAAACAAGGATAAAAACGGGCAACTTTACGTATTTATCCGTTATGATATAGAACAAATTATACCTAATATAGACTCAATTAATCATTTGAAGGCAAGTTTGCTATGAACGCACATCAGACTAGACTCCTCCATTATGTACTTCTGTTTTCCGGCGTTTTGCTTGTATTAATAAATCTTGCAGGCTGTTCTCAAATGCCGGCAGTGAAGGCTTCAGAAGGGCAAGATAAAGTTTCCACCAACACGATTCCTGATTGGGTGACGAAGGCTCCACACTCTGATGCCAGCTACGATAAAGTGATAACTGTTCCTATCAATGGCGACATTCAGCAGGCAAAAACCTTAGCGTTGTCTTTGGCATCAAACAAAATCCGTCAGCAAGTGAGTGCTGATATTGAATCGCGTTATTTGAAAAAAATGTCTTCGGATGAGCAAAGCTATGGAGAGCTGGAGCGCAAAATCCGAACAGAAATCCGTAATCGAACGGGCTTGCTGAACTATGCTCAACCAAAAGCAGTAGGGACTTATGAAAATAAGACCTCGAAAGAAATCAGCGTTTGGGCTCAGTTGAGTAAAAAAGAAATTGCGACTTCCTTGGGCGATGAGCTACTGGCAACGGACAAAAGACTAAAGGACTTTATTCATGTGAGTGAAAGAGGTTCTGATTTGACACAGTTGTTATCTGTCCTTCCTGCGCTGCCGACTCTGGAAAAGCGTCAGAGACTTCGAGATGCACTGAGTGGTTTCTTGAAGAAGCCTGTGAAGTTGGATTCTGATGAGCTTGCAAATTTAATGAACACGTATATAACGCGTAAGTTCGATTCGTTGATGGTCAATATGCAAGCGACCACTACAGATTCCAAGCCATTTGAGCCTTATTTACAAAAAGCCTTGATTGAGCAAGGCGTACCAGTCTCGGTACGCAAACCTGACATGATTATCAAATACTTCCTGGAGTTTGACGATGGCGGTGTTGAGCAAGGTAAGCAAAAAATTTCTTTGGTTGCGGATGCCGAAATGGTTGATGACAAAGGTTCAACCTTTGCCAGTGTCAGTAAAGAATACCCTGCGATGGAAAAATCTGTCTCTGATGCAAGAAAACAGGCAATGAATGCATTTACAGCGGACATCGCAAAAGCTATCATAAACGCGACGCTTCAGTACATAGATAAAGTCAATAAGTCTCAAGCGTCTAAGTAGAGGGAAGAGGATAGAATCATGAACAAACTATTTTTATTGATAATTCTGGTCATATTTGGTGTTTTATCAATCGCGTTTAACTGGTTTGATAGCCGCGATACCGTTGACAGGCTATTGAACAAAGCGCAAGAGACAAATGAAACCATTCAGCAGACTGGTGACAAAATGTCAGGTGTTGTTGACCAGATACAGGATGTGAAAAAGGCTGTAGAGAAATGAATTTAATCTCAATCAAGAGAGCGTTAATTGCTACTTCTTTAGGTGTGTTGTCATTGCAAGCTCATGCTCAGGATTATGACGGGCATTTAGGGATGGATTTGTCACTATCAAATGATACGGCGAATGTTGGCGTATATTCTTTAAGAGAATCTGCGCAGGAGCTGACTAATCTGGGTGTAAACTATTTCTTCAATCGTGATGGAGATAAGTTTGCCGATATTTTTGGTAGCATTAGCCGCAAGGGCATGGCAAATAATGAAAACCTAGAGTTAGGTGTTGCTGGTAAAGTTTTCTATGCAGATGACCATTCTTCCAATAACAGTGGTTATGGTGCGATGTTGGGCGTTAATGGGCGTTATTGGTTACCAACAGAACTGCCAATGGCTCTCGGCGCTGATTGGCTTTATGCGCCACCGATTACTTCATTTGGTAAGGTAAAAAGCGCATCCCAGACAGATGTGCGTTTAGAAGCACGCATTTTACCAAGTGCGGTGGCTTATGTTGGATACAGAAGATTGAGTGTTGAGTTTGATCAGCATACTCAGACAATGGACAGTAATGTAAACGTCGGTGTAAACATTGCATTCCAATAACAAACTTATCCAAATTGGTTTAAACCAAAAAGGCGCTTAAAGCGCCTTTTTTATGGATCAAATTTTAGTTTACTTTCCTTCATACCCTGGAATGTTTGCTTTGATGACTTCATCGATTTGTTCCGGGTGCAGGTATTTTTTAGCGTAATCCATATAAACCTCTTGTTCTACAAAGAGGTCAAACAAATCTGGGTCAATATGTCCTTCCAGTTTCAGGAAGCCAAGGATTTTTAAGCTTTCTGAAAGTTTTTTTGCCTTTTTATATGGACGGTCAGCAGCGGACAAGGCTTCGAAAATATCGGCTATGCCCATCATGCGGGCAGGAACGGAGAGTTGTTCTTTTGTCAGTTGGTTCGGGTACCCTTTACCATCCACTCGTTCATGGTGACCGCCTGCGTATTCAGGGACATTCTTCAGTTCTTTTGGGAAAGGAAGAACGCTTAGCATGGAAATCGACATGGCGGCATGGTCTTGCATTTTTTCACGCTCAAAGTCGGTCAGGGTGCCCTTCGGAATCGTCAAATTGACGAGTTCATCTTCTGTGATTAGAGGCAAGACCTCACCTTCCAACGAGATATAGGTCTCTTTGGATAAATTCTCAAGGAATAATTTGTCTTCATCCGTTAAGAATTCCATCGAATTAATGCGTGCGAGTTGTTTAAAAATCGCCAAATAGGCCTCTTTTTGATAGTTCAATGTTTCAGAAGAACGGTCCACCGTCAAAAGAAGGTTCTGGTAAGCCTTGAGAGTGAGTCTGGTTCTAATAAGCTCGATTCTGTCATATTTGGTTTCCAGCTTGGTCGATTTGTCCATGATGTAATCTGGCGTAGTGAGCTTGCCGCAGTCATGGAGCCATGCGGCGGTTTCCAGCTCAAACTGTTCGGAATCGTTCATATAGAAATTCTTGAACGGGCCGTGGTTGACCTTGTTTGCCGCTTCGGCAATCATCATGGTAATGACTGGAACTCTTTGACAATGCTTACCCGTGTAAGGGGATTTTTTATCAATCGCGTCCGCAACCAGTTTGGTGAAGGATTCAAATAGTTGTTTATGTTCTTCGATGAGTTGACGGTTAATCAGCGCAACTGAAGCCTGGGAAGCTAATGACTTAGCTAGGCTTTCCGATTCGTTTGAAAAAGCGATAGGATTGCCATTTTCATCAGTTGAGTTGATTAGCTGTAAGACACCGATGACTTCTTGATCGACATTTTTCAAAGGCACGGTCAACATGGATTTTGTTCTATAGTTGACGGTTTGGTCGAACTTCAAAGCACCGGAAAAATCGAACTCATCAGCAAAGTAAATATCTTCGATGTTTACGGTTTCCCCTTTATTCGCAACATAGGACGCAATAGCCGAGAGGTTTTCTTTGCCGTCGGCTAGCTTGAGCGGTATTGGGGGAAAAGGTACTGGTGTTGGATGGGAACCACCCATGACAATGTTTAAGCTGGTGTTTTGAACCACGTCGAAAGACAGTTGGGAACCGTTAATCACACGATAGAAAGTTCCGCCGTCAGCGCCAGTAAGTTGCTGTGCGCTGGTTAAAATTTCGCATAACAACGCCGCAATGTCGGTTTGAGCGGATAAAGCCATCCCTATACGGTTTAATTGGCTGATCTTGTCTAAAAGTGACGTGTCCATGTTGAGGCTCTATTGGTTGCACCGATTAATATTTCTAATGACAAGAAATAACTGAAAATAAGTTTGTCACATTTGGTTGACTTTGTAAAATGAAAAGTCCTCTCAGACAGAGAGGAAGGAGTTGTATTTACAGCAAAAAGACGATAAATTATACGTGATAATCACTAGTTTTTTATGTAGTGGTTTTCCATAACGCACTAAAAGTGGATAATTATAAAAATGAAATTAACAATACTTGGGGCCAGCGGAGGTATTTCTCCGGAGAGTGGTACGACGTCGTTTTTGCTGGGAGAGTCAATTCTGATAGATGCCGGAACGGGTTCCAGTCGTTTAACCCATGAGCAGATGCATAATATCCGTTACGTATTGTTAACACATAGTCATTTAGATCATATTTGTAATCTACCCTTCTTACTGAACACTATCATTGGTGAGATGAAGCATACGGTAGAAGTATTTGCCCTTCAACACACAATAGACGCCTTAAAGAACCATATTTTTAATGGTGTTATTTGGCCGGATTTTTCCGTTATTCCTTCAAAAGAAAACCCTGCTCTGAGGTTTAAAACCATTGAGGTCGGCGAAGAGTTGAAGCTTGGCGAACTTGATATACAGGTTTTGCCGGCAGAACATACCGTTCCGACAGTTGGATTTAGAGTTTCCGATAAAACGGGAAGTTTTGCCTTCACTGGAGATTGTGCGCGGAATGATAGCTTTTGGCAGGCATTGAATCAGTACTCCCCGGTAGATTTATTGATTGTTGATGATCAGTATTTGGCCAGTGAAGTTGCAATCAGTGAAGCAGCTAAACACTATTACCCACAATCCTTGTGTGAAGACTTAGTAAAGCTCAATGGGCAGCCACAACTCTATCTAACCCACTTGCCGCCATTCAAAAAAGAAAAAGTGATGTCGGAAGCAGAAGCTGTCTTATCTGATTGGCAGCCTAAAGCCCTAACGGAAGGTATGGTGCTTGAGTTTCCGTTGCAGCCTTAAACTACTCTATTGAAGTCAGAAGTTTCTTAGCTTTTCTCATTTTCATCATAAAAAATGTTTAGAATAAAGGTGGTTATGGCACTTGTGCTAAGCCATTTTTATTGCATTTTGAAGAACTGGGTGATGGATATGTCGAAAAAGATTGGATTAATCATTATTGGTGATGAAATCCTATCCGGCAAAAGACAGGATAAGCATCTTAAACAAGCCAATGAATTGTTAAAGCCGAGAGGTCTGTCGATTAGTTGGGTGAAGATTGTTGGCGACCATGCTGACTTTTTGGTGCAGACCTTAAGAGACAGTTTTGCTACGGGAGATGTTGTATTTTGTTTCGGTGGTATTGGTGCAACGCCAGATGACCGTACGAGACAAAGTGCCGCTGCGG
This portion of the Hydrogenovibrio marinus genome encodes:
- a CDS encoding HD family phosphohydrolase; translated protein: MDTSLLDKISQLNRIGMALSAQTDIAALLCEILTSAQQLTGADGGTFYRVINGSQLSFDVVQNTSLNIVMGGSHPTPVPFPPIPLKLADGKENLSAIASYVANKGETVNIEDIYFADEFDFSGALKFDQTVNYRTKSMLTVPLKNVDQEVIGVLQLINSTDENGNPIAFSNESESLAKSLASQASVALINRQLIEEHKQLFESFTKLVADAIDKKSPYTGKHCQRVPVITMMIAEAANKVNHGPFKNFYMNDSEQFELETAAWLHDCGKLTTPDYIMDKSTKLETKYDRIELIRTRLTLKAYQNLLLTVDRSSETLNYQKEAYLAIFKQLARINSMEFLTDEDKLFLENLSKETYISLEGEVLPLITEDELVNLTIPKGTLTDFEREKMQDHAAMSISMLSVLPFPKELKNVPEYAGGHHERVDGKGYPNQLTKEQLSVPARMMGIADIFEALSAADRPYKKAKKLSESLKILGFLKLEGHIDPDLFDLFVEQEVYMDYAKKYLHPEQIDEVIKANIPGYEGK
- a CDS encoding YfaZ family outer membrane protein, which encodes MNLISIKRALIATSLGVLSLQAHAQDYDGHLGMDLSLSNDTANVGVYSLRESAQELTNLGVNYFFNRDGDKFADIFGSISRKGMANNENLELGVAGKVFYADDHSSNNSGYGAMLGVNGRYWLPTELPMALGADWLYAPPITSFGKVKSASQTDVRLEARILPSAVAYVGYRRLSVEFDQHTQTMDSNVNVGVNIAFQ
- a CDS encoding 3',5'-cyclic-nucleotide phosphodiesterase encodes the protein MKLTILGASGGISPESGTTSFLLGESILIDAGTGSSRLTHEQMHNIRYVLLTHSHLDHICNLPFLLNTIIGEMKHTVEVFALQHTIDALKNHIFNGVIWPDFSVIPSKENPALRFKTIEVGEELKLGELDIQVLPAEHTVPTVGFRVSDKTGSFAFTGDCARNDSFWQALNQYSPVDLLIVDDQYLASEVAISEAAKHYYPQSLCEDLVKLNGQPQLYLTHLPPFKKEKVMSEAEAVLSDWQPKALTEGMVLEFPLQP